The following proteins are co-located in the Primulina tabacum isolate GXHZ01 chromosome 11, ASM2559414v2, whole genome shotgun sequence genome:
- the LOC142519212 gene encoding CASP-like protein 2B1 translates to MNYLNVGVSPSPGNVPVYNGSNLKVIDRRLRLVELVLRCVISGLAILSAVLIGTDSQVKEIFTIRKEAKFTDMKALVFLVVADGLAAAYSLVQVLRCVVNMIRGIVLFNKPLAWAIFSGDQVMAYVTLAAAAAATQSALFAKFGHKEMQWMKICIMYGKFCNQIAEGISSSLLVSLSMVVMSAISAFSLFRLYENNKLEKGNRRW, encoded by the exons ATGAATTACCTTAATGTGGGAGTTAGCCCCAGTCCCGGTAATGTTCCTGTGTACAATGGGAGCAATTTGAAGGTGATAGATAGGAGGTTGAGGCTAGTGGAACTGGTTCTGAGGTGTGTGATCTCCGGTTTGGCCATTCTTTCCGCTGTTCTTATAGGAACCGATTCTCAGGTTAAGGAGATTTTCACAATACGGAAGGAGGCTAAGTTTACAGACATGAAAGCCCTTGT TTTCTTGGTGGTGGCAGATGGGCTAGCGGCTGCCTACTCACTGGTGCAAGTTTTGAGGTGTGTTGTGAATATGATTAGAGGGATTGTTTTGTTCAACAAACCCTTGGCTTGGGCCATTTTCTCTGGAGATCAG GTGATGGCCTACGTGACATTAGCAGCGGCGGCAGCGGCCACACAGTCGGCGCTGTTTGCGAAATTCGGGCATAAAGAAATGCAATGGATGAAGATATGCATCATGTATGGTAAATTCTGCAACCAAATCGCGGAGGGCATATCCAGTTCATTGCTGGTGAGCCTTTCCATGGTGGTGATGTCGGCCATCTCAGCTTTCAGCCTCTTCCGTTTGTATGAGAACAACAAGTTGGAAAAGGGAAACCGAAGATGGTGA
- the LOC142519068 gene encoding protein NAR1-like isoform X1, giving the protein MSEKFSATLRIGDLNDYIAPSQGCVIKTEGVGKASSAPKAVQTDPVKISLKDCLACSGCITSAETVMLEKQSLDEFLSNLDKGKYVIVSLSPQSRASLAVHFGFSPYQIFGKLTTLFKSLGVKAIFDTSCSRDLTLIESCNEFLARYNKCSPTDEERSKSPLLPMISSACPGWICYAEKTLGSYILPYISSVKSPQQTIGSAIKNHICQKLGLRPEEIYHVTVMPCYDKKLEASRDDFVFQLDSDGERIAEVDSVLTTGEVLDLIKLGSVNLTNLEESPVDKLLSNVDEDGHLYGAHGSSGGYADTVFRYATKLLFGKEIKGPLEYKTIRNADFREVTLEVQGKVVLRFALCYGFRNLRNIVTKIKSGKCEYHFLEIMACPSGCLNGGGQIKPIAGQSAKDLIPLLEAAYSESVLVSDPFENPRIRRLYDEWLGQPGSEKAKRHLHTEYHPVTKSVTSQLQNW; this is encoded by the exons ATGTCGGAAAAATTTTCAGCTACGTTGAGAATTGGGGATTTGAATGATTACATAGCACCATCTCAGGGTTGCGTTATTAAAACTGAG GGTGTAGGAAAAGCAAGTAGTGCTCCTAAAGCTGTGCAAACTGATCCAGTAAAGATTTCCCTCAAAGACTGCTTAGCATGCAG CGGGTGCATAACATCGGCAGAGACAGTTATGCTTGAGAAGCAAAGTTTAGATGAGTTTCTTTCCAACCTCGACAAAGGAAAATATGTCATCGTCTCCCTCTCTCCCCAGTCCAGGGCTTCCCTTGCAGTTCATTTTGGCTTCTCTCCTTATCAG ATATTTGGAAAGCTCACAACATTATTCAAGTCCTTGGGTGTGAAAGCCATATTTGATACCAGCTGCAGTCGGGATTTAACACTTATAGAGTCCTGTAATGAATTCCTAGCACGGTATAACAAATGCAGCCCAACTGATGAGGAGAGATCAAAATCACCCCTGCTCCCTATGATTTCATCTGCATGTCCCG GTTGGATATGCTATGCAGAAAAAACTCTTGGATCATATATCTTACCATATATTTCCTCAGTTAAAAGTCCTCAACAAACAATCGGCTCTGCCATTAAAAACCACATATGCCAAAAATTAGGACTCAG GCCTGAAGAGATCTATCATGTTACTGTTATGCCATGTTATGACAAAAAACTTGAGGCTTCTCGTGATGATTTTGTGTTCCAATTGGACTCCGATGGTGAAAGAATTGCAGAAGTTGAttctgtattgactaccggaGAAGTTTTAGATTTAATTAAG TTGGGATCTGTTAATTTAACGAATCTGGAGGAATCTCCTGTTGATAAATT ATTGTCAAATGTAGATGAAGATGGCCATCTTTATGGAGCTCATGGAAGctctggaggatatgctgacaCTGTGTTTAGATACGCTACAAAGCTGCTTTTTGGGAAGGAAATCAAAGGCCCACTCGAGTATAAGACTATCAGAAATGCAGATTTCCGTGAAGTGACTCTCGAA GTGCAGGGTAAAGTTGTCTTGAGATTTGCCCTGTGTTATGGATTCAGGAACCTGCGAAACATTGTCACGAAAATTAAAAGTGGGAAGTGTGAATATCATTTTTTGGAGATCATGGCGTGTCCTTCAG GATGCTTGAACGGTGGAGGTCAAATCAAGCCAATCGCTGGCCAATCTGCAAAAGATTTGATTCCATTGTTGGAAGCAGCATATTCAGAAAGC GTATTGGTGTCGGATCCTTTTGAAAATCCTAGAATCAGAAGACTATATGATGAGTGGCTTGGGCAACCTGGTTCAGAGAAGGCTAAGAGACATCTACATACAGAATACCACCCCGTCACAAAAAGTGTTACCTCTCAGTTGCAAAATTGGTGA
- the LOC142517830 gene encoding OBERON-like protein — translation MGTSSGSHFNNQSSMLPPRQQLQPGGVLQTSLSLVAPDVCGSPNLQEHGSNYGLVRESPTESASSRETWPTAEALTAKKPDKEKERENGFAGHSVVRHISNADKMSLRDVASERIEIIAEKMQNLPDEYLDKFKNELRAFLEGLGGSQQRDEFLFLQKLVQGRGDLTEKNLTMAHRIQLEILVSIKTGIQAFLHPSLSLSQASLMDIFLYKKCRNIACGSALPAEDCACELCVKRNGFCNLCMCVICQKFDFEVNTCRWIGCDLCSHWTHTDCAIRNGQIGMGPCVKNGTSSAEMLFRCRACSRTSELLGWVKDVFQHCAPTWDRDALIRELDFVSRIFRGSEDYRGRKLFRKCEELIEKLKGGVAEPMACKVILLLFQELEADPLKIQENEESGRMISPQEAFNRIADVVQEAVKKMENVAEEKMRMVKKARLAVDACEQELKDKAREVAALKMERQRKKIQIDELDNIVRLKQAEADMFELKANEARREAEWLQRISLAKSEKSEEDYTSRYLKQRMHEAEAEKQYLFEKIKLQESTRVSQSGEGTSDPSQMMYSKIQDLLKNMYDTTSKVEALSNDRHSLGSLP, via the exons ATGGGAACATCTTCTGGTTCTCATTTCAATAATCAATCCTCAATGCTACCACCTCGTCAACAGCTGCAACCTGGGGGAGTTCTGCAGACCTCTCTCTCCTTAGTTGCACCAGATGTATGTGgatctccaaatcttcaggaaCATGGCTCAAATTATGGGTTAGTTCGTGAATCTCCAACAGAAAGTGCCAGTTCACGAGAAACTTGGCCCACTGCTGAGGCTTTGACAGCAAAGAAACCGGACAAggaaaaagaaagagagaatgGTTTTGCTGGGCACTCTGTCGTCCGACATATTTCGAATGCAGATAAAATGTCTCTTCGGGATGTGGCTAGTGAAAGGATAGAAATCATAGCAGAAAAAATGCAGAATCTCCCAGACGAGTATTTAGACAAGTTTAAAAACGAACTTCGTGCTTTTCTGGAAGGGTTGGGCGGCTCTCAGCAAAGAGACGAATTTCTTTTTCTGCAGAAGCTGGTCCAAGGTAGGGGTGATTTGACTGAGAAAAATCTGACTATGGCACACAGGATTCAGCTAGAAATTCTTGTTTCTATAAAGACTGGAATCCAGGCATTTTTGCATCCAAGCCTCAGTCTATCTCAAGCTTCGCTGATGGACATTTTCTTGTACAAGAAGTGCAGAAACATAGCATGTGGAAGTGCACTACCAGCGGAGGATTGTGCATGTGAATTGTGCGTAAAGAGAAATGGTTTTTGCAACCTTTGCATGTGTGTAATCTGCCAAAAGTTTGATTTTGAGGTTAACACATGCCGCTGGATTGGGTGTGATTTGTGTTCTCACTGGACTCACACTGACTGTGCTATTCGAAATGGACAAATTGGCATGGGCCCTTGCGTGAAGAATGGAACTAGTTCAGCAGAGATGCTTTTCAGATGCAGAGCTTGTAGTAGGACATCTGAGTTATTAGGGTGGGTGAAAGATGTATTCCAGCATTGTGCGCCGACCTGGGATAGGGATGCTTTAATCAGAGAACTGGACTTTGTAAGTAGAATTTTCCGTGGGAGTGAGGATTATAGAGGCAGGAAATTGTTCAGGAAGTGTGAGGAGCTCATTGAAAAATTGAAGGGTGGGGTAGCAGAACCTATGGCTTGTAAAGTAATCTTATTGCTCTTTCAAG AGCTTGAGGCAGACCCCTTAAAGATCCAAGAGAATGAAGAAAGTGGCAGGATGATATCCCCACAGGAAGCATTCAACAGGATAGCAGACGTAGTGCAGGAAGCTGTTAAAAAGATGGAGAATGTTGCAGAAGAGAAAATGCGGATGGTAAAAAAAGCCCGTTTGGCTGTTGATGCTTGTGAGCAAGAGCTTAAGGATAAAGCCAGGGAAGTGGCAGCACTGAAGATGGAAAGGCAGAGAAAGAAGATACAAATTGATGAGCTTGATAATATTGTTAGGCTCAAACAGGCTGAGGCTGACATGTTCGAGCTGAAAGCCAATGAAGCTCGACGAGAAGCTGAGTGGCTTCAAAGAATTTCACTCGCCAAGAGCGAAAAGTCAGAAGAGGATTATACAAGTAGATATCTGAAGCAAAGAATGCATGAGGCTGAGGCCGAGAAACAATATTTGTTCGAAAAGATTAAGCTTCAGGAAAGTACAAGGGTGTCACAGAGTGGTGAAGGAACAAGTGACCCTTCCCAAATGATGTATAGCAAAATCCAGGATCTACTGAAGAACATGTATGACACAACTTCGAAGGTGGAGGCACTGTCAAACGATCGTCACTCATTGGGTTCACTTCCTTGA
- the LOC142519068 gene encoding protein NAR1-like isoform X2, which yields MNQGVGKASSAPKAVQTDPVKISLKDCLACSGCITSAETVMLEKQSLDEFLSNLDKGKYVIVSLSPQSRASLAVHFGFSPYQIFGKLTTLFKSLGVKAIFDTSCSRDLTLIESCNEFLARYNKCSPTDEERSKSPLLPMISSACPGWICYAEKTLGSYILPYISSVKSPQQTIGSAIKNHICQKLGLRPEEIYHVTVMPCYDKKLEASRDDFVFQLDSDGERIAEVDSVLTTGEVLDLIKLGSVNLTNLEESPVDKLLSNVDEDGHLYGAHGSSGGYADTVFRYATKLLFGKEIKGPLEYKTIRNADFREVTLEVQGKVVLRFALCYGFRNLRNIVTKIKSGKCEYHFLEIMACPSGCLNGGGQIKPIAGQSAKDLIPLLEAAYSESVLVSDPFENPRIRRLYDEWLGQPGSEKAKRHLHTEYHPVTKSVTSQLQNW from the exons ATGAATCAGGGTGTAGGAAAAGCAAGTAGTGCTCCTAAAGCTGTGCAAACTGATCCAGTAAAGATTTCCCTCAAAGACTGCTTAGCATGCAG CGGGTGCATAACATCGGCAGAGACAGTTATGCTTGAGAAGCAAAGTTTAGATGAGTTTCTTTCCAACCTCGACAAAGGAAAATATGTCATCGTCTCCCTCTCTCCCCAGTCCAGGGCTTCCCTTGCAGTTCATTTTGGCTTCTCTCCTTATCAG ATATTTGGAAAGCTCACAACATTATTCAAGTCCTTGGGTGTGAAAGCCATATTTGATACCAGCTGCAGTCGGGATTTAACACTTATAGAGTCCTGTAATGAATTCCTAGCACGGTATAACAAATGCAGCCCAACTGATGAGGAGAGATCAAAATCACCCCTGCTCCCTATGATTTCATCTGCATGTCCCG GTTGGATATGCTATGCAGAAAAAACTCTTGGATCATATATCTTACCATATATTTCCTCAGTTAAAAGTCCTCAACAAACAATCGGCTCTGCCATTAAAAACCACATATGCCAAAAATTAGGACTCAG GCCTGAAGAGATCTATCATGTTACTGTTATGCCATGTTATGACAAAAAACTTGAGGCTTCTCGTGATGATTTTGTGTTCCAATTGGACTCCGATGGTGAAAGAATTGCAGAAGTTGAttctgtattgactaccggaGAAGTTTTAGATTTAATTAAG TTGGGATCTGTTAATTTAACGAATCTGGAGGAATCTCCTGTTGATAAATT ATTGTCAAATGTAGATGAAGATGGCCATCTTTATGGAGCTCATGGAAGctctggaggatatgctgacaCTGTGTTTAGATACGCTACAAAGCTGCTTTTTGGGAAGGAAATCAAAGGCCCACTCGAGTATAAGACTATCAGAAATGCAGATTTCCGTGAAGTGACTCTCGAA GTGCAGGGTAAAGTTGTCTTGAGATTTGCCCTGTGTTATGGATTCAGGAACCTGCGAAACATTGTCACGAAAATTAAAAGTGGGAAGTGTGAATATCATTTTTTGGAGATCATGGCGTGTCCTTCAG GATGCTTGAACGGTGGAGGTCAAATCAAGCCAATCGCTGGCCAATCTGCAAAAGATTTGATTCCATTGTTGGAAGCAGCATATTCAGAAAGC GTATTGGTGTCGGATCCTTTTGAAAATCCTAGAATCAGAAGACTATATGATGAGTGGCTTGGGCAACCTGGTTCAGAGAAGGCTAAGAGACATCTACATACAGAATACCACCCCGTCACAAAAAGTGTTACCTCTCAGTTGCAAAATTGGTGA